The genomic window GAGACAATCCCTCTCTACGAGGTATACCACTCGCTATCGGCGGCTCTCAATATGGTCGAGGGGTACTTTCAACATGTAATTATGAAGCCAGAAAATTTGGAATTCGCTCCGCAATGCCGACGGGACAAGCGCTTAAGTTATGCCCTAATTTAACGGTTGTTCCAGGTGACATGGAAAAATACAAATCGGTGTCTAAGCAAATACAGGCTATTTTTTTGCGTTATACGGATGTAATTGAGCCTTTATCGTTAGATGAAGCCTACTTAGATGTGACGGGTTCCCCTTACTTCAATGGGTCTGCAACCTTAATTGCGCAAGATATAAGGAAGACGATTGAGACGGAGTTACAGTTGACGGCTAGTGCTGGGGTTGCTCCGATTAAATTTGTCGCGAAAATCGCCTCTGACATTAACAAGCCGAATGGTATTTGTGTGATTCCCCCGGATCAAATAGAGAGCTTTGTTGAGGAGCTTTCGTTAGGTAAGATCCCCGGCGTTGGGAAAGTAACGCTGGAAAAACTTAATAAGTTAGGCCTTTATAAAGGGAGGGATGTAAAAGCGTACGAGCAGAGCTTGTTACTCAAGCAGTTTGGTAAGTTTGGCCAATCTTTATGGGAAAAGTGTCACGGGATTGATAACAGAGAAATAGAAACATCAAGAGTGCGGAAGTCTGTTGGGGTTGAAAAAACATTCAATACGGACATTTTTACTCAACAAGAGTGTCATAGTGCTATCGAGCGTTTATACCCATCTTTATTAAGCCGGCTTGAAAAGGCATCCCCAGAGAAAAAGATCATAAAACAAGGAATGAAATTAAAGTTTGATGATTTTAAACAAACCACCGTCGAGCATAAAAAAAACACTTTAGATAAAGTGTTTTTCAATGAATTGTTGGAAGAGGCATTAAAACGACAGAAAGGCCGAGGGATTCGTCTCATCGGATTGAGCGTGGGGTTAGACACGGAACAAAAAAACAAAGAGCAAATGAGTTTTGATTGGTAGAGGGAGCCTTATCTTGGTAGACGTTTCACTAATGCTAGAGTGTCACTGAATGGCTGCTGTTCGAGCTTTCCGTAACCGACCATTTTGCTGGCTTTTAGTTTTGTTGAAAGCGGAGTGGCTATCCCACATAAAAAGCGAGTAATAGCTTCATCGGTAATCAACGGTTGGCTCTTTGCTGCAAATTCATGAATCCACGCCAGCACGGTTTTATCATCTACGGGTTCAATATCGACGGTAGGTAATATCGCAATTTCTCCTCGACATACCGAGCAATGACCACAGTTTTTTGGGGCTTGGTCATCGGCAAAATAGCTCGCAAGGCGTGAGCTTAGGCAAGTATCCGCCTCAAAGAAATTCAGCATTTGGTTAAGGCGGTTTATCTCACTGTGCTCTTTTGCTTTAAATAACTCAGTAAGGCGCTCTGACAGTTGCATCATATCTTCAGAAGTATTGTGGATCGCGTAGACATCGGTGATCTGCTTGCTCTCCAGTTCAATCCAACCTTGTTCATTGAAGTAGTCGATAGCCGCAATCACACGCTGACGATCGGCTTGGAAGTGCGTCCAAAGCGCATCAAAATCGACTTGGCACCACACTCTTGCTTGCGGAGAGCATTGGAAAATCGCTTCGACAAATTGACGACGCTCACTTTGAAATTGCTCTGTGATCTGCTGTTTCGGGCGAATGAACTTAAATTTGTAGTCTGCGAAGTAGCTGTACTTCGGCTCGATCACGCCTTCAATTTCCAGATACACCAGTAGTGTTTTTAGCGGTAATTGACGAATGTTGGATTCACGTGACAGCTGGTTAAGCATGATCTCCCATTGATTCGAGCCAGAAGCGCGAATGTTTTGATTTTCGTAGATCTCTTTTAATACCGCTTGGATCGATATATTGTCTGGCGTATCACCAAAAACGAAGTTCTCGAGTGTGCTTAAACCATGTTTGTTAGCGAGTAAAATACATTCAGACGCTTGCCCATCTCGACCTGCTCGCCCAATTTCTTGCGAGTAGTTCTCTATCGATTTTGGTAAGTCAAAGTGAATAACTCTACGAATATTGGATTTGTCGACCCCCATACCAAACGCAATCGTGGCGACAATACAATTGACATCATCGGTCATAAATTGGTGTTGAATGGCATCTCTATTTTCTGGCTTAAGACCCGCATGATAAGCCACAGCATTAACGCCAGCATTACGAAGTTGTTGAGCGACCATCTCTGCCGTTTGTTGAAGGGTGACATAAACAATAGTCGGAGCGAGAGAAGCTTGGTTAACCACATTGCACAAGGTTTCTAGCTTGCTGGTTTGTTCACAAGGTTGAATCGACAGGTCGAGGTTTTGACGATAGAAACCCGTCACCACAACGCGCTCTTCATCAATTTCAAACTTTGACTTCATGTCTTGGATAACCGAGGTGGTTGCGGTGGCTGTCAGTAGCAGAACCTGAGGAATATTGAGCTGTTTTTGGTACTGAGGAAGCTTCAGGTAATCGGGTCTGAAGTTGTGTCCCCACTCTGAAATACAGTGCGCTTCATCGACCACAAGCAGTGAGATCGGCACTTGGGAGATAAACTGACGAAAGCGTTCGTTCTTCAAACGTTCAACGGAAATCATTAGGATCTTGGTGTCGCCGTTACGTACAGACTGCATTACCTGTTGAGTGGTTTGTCTATCTTGGCTTGATTCGATGGCGGCAGCACTGATGCCTTTACTGTGCAAGAAGCTAAGTTGGTCTTTCATTAATGCCAACAGGGGCGATATCACCAAGGTTAAGTGTGGTAACTCTAAGGCGGGTAATTGATAGCAAAGCGATTTACCTGAGCCCGTCGGGAATATCGCTGCAGTGGAGTGCCCCGATAGAACATTATCAATGACTTGCTTTTGCCCATGACGTAGTGAATCGAATCCGAATACTTGTTTTAGCTTCTGCTCAATCATTTATGCTCTACCTGAATTATGAAGTATCGTTTGGGTGCTAAAGCGGGTGCTTATCTAAGATAGCATCACTTAACGGATCAAATGCCTTGCACCTGATTGTACCTAATTCTATTCTGTAGCTCCTATAGAAAAGCACGCCAAAAGTATGATTAAGTCTGAGCTTCGCCAAATAATTTTAGAGCAACTCGAATCCCGATTACGTATCGCACAATCTGCGACTCAACGCGCGATTGATGCGGCGACCGATGAAGAGACTGTGCCTGAGCATAAGTACGATACATTGGCACTAGAAGCGTCGTATCTTGCACATGGTCAAGCGATGAGAGTGCAAGAGTGTGAAGAGGATATTCAGTGTTATCGTCACTTAGTGCTGCGTGATAGTGAAAAGGTTACAGTGAGCAGTTATGTCGTGGTCATTGACGAACATGATCAATATAAACACTTTTTTATGGGACCAAGAGTCGGAGGACTTTCTGTTGTGTGGAATCATCATGACGTTGTTATCGTAACGGCAAATGCCCCATTTGGTCAGGCTCTAATGGGAAAAAGCGTTGGTGACGAGGTTGAATTTATGGTCGCTGAAAAACAGTTTTACTATGAAGTGATATCTGTCGAGTGATCTTGAGATATTAGACGTTTCTCTGACAAAGAGCGATGAACCAAGGGTATAGTAATTCGTCAGATTGATGAGAGAATGTTATGAAAAGCAATGTATTTATGAAAAACAGTGTATTAATCGCATCGTTAACAGCAGCCATCGCTGTTGTGAGTCTGCCTACTTATGCGGCGCAATGTCGAATTGATTTAAAAAATGAATTACACATCGATGACAATAAAGTCGAAATTCATCAGGTCAATGGTGATACCGCCATTTTTGATGGTAATAATGACTTGTATATTCATGGCGAAAAGGTTGAGCTTGACGCTAACCAACAAGCCGCTATCGAAAAGTACCGCGAGACCATGAGTGAATACCTACCTCGAGCCAAAAAAATGGCTAACGATAGCCTAGCATTAGCCGATGACGTTATTGATGAGATTGCCGCCGGTTTAGATGCCCCAGAATCGTTTGATAACGTAAAAGAATCAATGAAAACGTATATGACTGAACTCGAAGCCCGTTATTACAAAGGTGGCGAGTTAGTGCTGCCTGCCGATAGTTTTGACTCGATGGCGAGTGGTTGGTCTGAAGATTTTAAAAAGGCTAAGGAGATCTTTAATCGCGAGTTTATCGCCAGTGCTTTTAATGTGATGTCAGAAAAGATGAAGCAAGAGGGCGGGCTAAACTTTTCTGAACTGGCGGACAAAATGGCTGAATTAAAGCTAAAAGTTCAAGAGCGAATGAAAGAACACTCTCAACAAGTCGAAGAGGAAGCGAATGATTTCTGTGATTCTCTGGATGAGATGGCAGAGCAAGAGCAAGAGTTACATAAGATCGTTCCGAATCTAAAAGACTACCAAGTATTCACGATCTAATTTGAGTTTTGTTATGAATGAAAAAGGCGCTCAACCAATGGGGAGAGCGCCTTTTTTCATTTAGAATGAGCGTTAGATATCGATTACTTGATTTCCATACCTTGAGCTTGTAGGTCTGCGTGGTAAGACGAACGTACAAACGGCCCACACGCTGCGTGAGTAAAGCCTAGCTCTAATGCTATCTCTTTTAGCTCATCAAACTCTGAAGGCGGTACATAGCGTTCTACGGGCAAGTGGTGGCGGCTTGGTGCTAGGTATTGGCCTAGTGTCAGCATGGTTACGCCATGTTCGCGAAGGTCTTTGAGTACTTGGATGATCTCTTCTTTGGTCTCACCAAGCCCCATCATTACCCCTGATTTTGTAGGAATATCAGGATGCTGCTCTTTGAATTTCTTCAGTAGATTCAGTGACCACTTGTAGTTCGCACCTGGACGCGCTTTACGGTATAGACGTGGCGCTGTCTCTAGGTTGTGGTTGAAAACATCGGGTGGGTTGTCTTTCAGTAGTTCAAGAGCCACGTCCATACGACCACGGAAGTCTGGCACTAATGTTTCGATGCGAATATTTGGGTTTAGTTCGCGAATCTCACGATTACAGTCAGCGAAATGTTGCGCACCACCATCACGTAAGTCATCACGATCAACGGAAGTGATGACGACGTACTTCAGTTTCATGTCTTGAATTGTCTTAGCCAGTTTCTTCGGCTCTTCGGCTTCAGGAGCAACAGGGCGACCATGAGCGACATCACAGAACGGGCAGCGACGAGTACAGATAGCGCCAAGAATCATAAACGTTGCCGTACCGTGGTTGAAACACTCGGCTAGGTTAGGACAAGACGCTTCTTCACATACGGAGTGCAGGTTATTTTTGCGCATTGCTGATTTGATTTCTTGGATACGATGGCTGTCTGAAGGAAGTTTAATCTTCATCCATTCCGGCTTACGTAGTACTTCTTTCTGTTCAGCAG from Vibrio artabrorum includes these protein-coding regions:
- the dinB gene encoding DNA polymerase IV gives rise to the protein MTTKIIHVDLDCYYAAVEARDNPSLRGIPLAIGGSQYGRGVLSTCNYEARKFGIRSAMPTGQALKLCPNLTVVPGDMEKYKSVSKQIQAIFLRYTDVIEPLSLDEAYLDVTGSPYFNGSATLIAQDIRKTIETELQLTASAGVAPIKFVAKIASDINKPNGICVIPPDQIESFVEELSLGKIPGVGKVTLEKLNKLGLYKGRDVKAYEQSLLLKQFGKFGQSLWEKCHGIDNREIETSRVRKSVGVEKTFNTDIFTQQECHSAIERLYPSLLSRLEKASPEKKIIKQGMKLKFDDFKQTTVEHKKNTLDKVFFNELLEEALKRQKGRGIRLIGLSVGLDTEQKNKEQMSFDW
- a CDS encoding RecQ family ATP-dependent DNA helicase yields the protein MIEQKLKQVFGFDSLRHGQKQVIDNVLSGHSTAAIFPTGSGKSLCYQLPALELPHLTLVISPLLALMKDQLSFLHSKGISAAAIESSQDRQTTQQVMQSVRNGDTKILMISVERLKNERFRQFISQVPISLLVVDEAHCISEWGHNFRPDYLKLPQYQKQLNIPQVLLLTATATTSVIQDMKSKFEIDEERVVVTGFYRQNLDLSIQPCEQTSKLETLCNVVNQASLAPTIVYVTLQQTAEMVAQQLRNAGVNAVAYHAGLKPENRDAIQHQFMTDDVNCIVATIAFGMGVDKSNIRRVIHFDLPKSIENYSQEIGRAGRDGQASECILLANKHGLSTLENFVFGDTPDNISIQAVLKEIYENQNIRASGSNQWEIMLNQLSRESNIRQLPLKTLLVYLEIEGVIEPKYSYFADYKFKFIRPKQQITEQFQSERRQFVEAIFQCSPQARVWCQVDFDALWTHFQADRQRVIAAIDYFNEQGWIELESKQITDVYAIHNTSEDMMQLSERLTELFKAKEHSEINRLNQMLNFFEADTCLSSRLASYFADDQAPKNCGHCSVCRGEIAILPTVDIEPVDDKTVLAWIHEFAAKSQPLITDEAITRFLCGIATPLSTKLKASKMVGYGKLEQQPFSDTLALVKRLPR
- a CDS encoding GreA/GreB family elongation factor; the protein is MIKSELRQIILEQLESRLRIAQSATQRAIDAATDEETVPEHKYDTLALEASYLAHGQAMRVQECEEDIQCYRHLVLRDSEKVTVSSYVVVIDEHDQYKHFFMGPRVGGLSVVWNHHDVVIVTANAPFGQALMGKSVGDEVEFMVAEKQFYYEVISVE
- a CDS encoding YggN family protein, which codes for MKSNVFMKNSVLIASLTAAIAVVSLPTYAAQCRIDLKNELHIDDNKVEIHQVNGDTAIFDGNNDLYIHGEKVELDANQQAAIEKYRETMSEYLPRAKKMANDSLALADDVIDEIAAGLDAPESFDNVKESMKTYMTELEARYYKGGELVLPADSFDSMASGWSEDFKKAKEIFNREFIASAFNVMSEKMKQEGGLNFSELADKMAELKLKVQERMKEHSQQVEEEANDFCDSLDEMAEQEQELHKIVPNLKDYQVFTI
- the lipA gene encoding lipoyl synthase; this translates as MSKPIQMEKGVKYRDADKMALIPVKNMPAEQKEVLRKPEWMKIKLPSDSHRIQEIKSAMRKNNLHSVCEEASCPNLAECFNHGTATFMILGAICTRRCPFCDVAHGRPVAPEAEEPKKLAKTIQDMKLKYVVITSVDRDDLRDGGAQHFADCNREIRELNPNIRIETLVPDFRGRMDVALELLKDNPPDVFNHNLETAPRLYRKARPGANYKWSLNLLKKFKEQHPDIPTKSGVMMGLGETKEEIIQVLKDLREHGVTMLTLGQYLAPSRHHLPVERYVPPSEFDELKEIALELGFTHAACGPFVRSSYHADLQAQGMEIK